A single genomic interval of Helianthus annuus cultivar XRQ/B chromosome 6, HanXRQr2.0-SUNRISE, whole genome shotgun sequence harbors:
- the LOC118479702 gene encoding riboflavin synthase-like, with product MEPEGDSLWIKVKTSPKILKFIVPKGFIAVDGTSLTVVKVFDEEECFNFMLVDYTQQKAVIPLKKVGQKVNLEVDILGKYVERLLSSGFMDSIKSR from the coding sequence ATGGAACCGGAGGGGGATTCGTTATGGATTAAGGTGAAAACGTCGccgaagattttgaagtttataGTGCCGAAAGGTTTTATTGCGGTGGATGGGACTAGTTTGACTGTGGTTAAAGTGTTTGATGAAGAGGAGTGTTTTAATTTTATGTTGGTTGACTATACGCAGCAGAAAGCTGTTATTCCGTTGAAGAAAGTTGGGCAGAAGGTGAATTTGGAAGTGGATATATTGGGAAAGTATGTTGAGAGGCTTCTTAGCAGTGGATTTATGGACAGTATCAAATCAAGATAA